A genome region from Microcella alkaliphila includes the following:
- a CDS encoding S9 family peptidase, which yields MPPPQAPRIPVTRTHHGDTVTDHYEWMRDKTSEDVLAHLRAENAYAEARMQHLDPLRERIVAEIRSRTQETDMGIPVREGDWWYYGRTVEGKQYSIQCRVAARPIDPADPTDPVAWTPPPPLKDPAEPREGEQVILDANVEAEGHDFFSLGTFDISDDGRFLLFGVDTEGDERYTLRIRDLETGEQLADEIRGTSSGAFFDPSGRYVFYSTVDASWRPDTVWRHEVGTDPAADVRVFHEPDDSYWVGAGRTRSGRYLVIGASSSVTSETRVLDASDPTGEFALIWAREQGVEYDAEHAVLAGRDWWLITHNKNAPDFTVVAVPVENPHAEPVTVIEHEAGRRVEGVDAFARFLVFDYRTGGLPKTAVARLDGGQALAELTWDELVPPTASGRGGLLSIGARGNPEWQQPTLRIGYTSFIEPATVASYDVAAGFYTVLKRQPVLGGYASGDYAEKRDWAIADDGTRIPISLVWKRGLVPALDGGEASNGPLAGGARPEPSPLELYGYGSYEASMDPGFSIPRLSLLDRGVVFAIAHVRGGGELGRDWYEKGKFGHKKNTFTDFIACARHLIDTGVTAPERLVAEGGSAGGLLMGAVANMAPELFAGILADVPFVDPLTSILDPSLPLTVIEWDEWGNPLHDAEAYQYIKSYAPYENVREQAYPRILAVTSLNDTRVLYVEPAKWVARLREVGADAMLRCEMEAGHGGVSGRYSAWNQRAIELAWLLDVLGLADAPADADATVAGSSGAGDAAADTPGAADATP from the coding sequence ATTCCCCCACCACAGGCCCCGCGCATCCCCGTCACTCGAACGCACCACGGCGACACCGTCACCGACCACTACGAATGGATGCGCGACAAGACGTCTGAGGACGTCCTCGCGCACCTGCGCGCCGAGAACGCGTATGCCGAGGCGCGCATGCAGCACCTCGACCCGCTGCGGGAGCGCATCGTGGCCGAGATCCGCTCGCGCACGCAGGAGACCGACATGGGGATTCCCGTGCGCGAGGGCGACTGGTGGTACTACGGCCGCACCGTCGAGGGCAAGCAGTACAGCATCCAGTGTCGGGTGGCGGCGCGACCCATCGACCCGGCCGACCCCACCGACCCGGTCGCGTGGACTCCCCCGCCGCCGCTGAAGGACCCGGCCGAGCCGCGGGAGGGCGAGCAGGTCATCCTCGACGCGAACGTCGAGGCCGAGGGCCACGACTTCTTCTCGCTCGGCACGTTTGACATCTCGGACGACGGGCGCTTCCTGCTGTTCGGCGTCGACACCGAGGGCGACGAGCGGTACACGCTACGCATCCGCGACCTCGAGACCGGCGAACAGCTCGCCGACGAGATTCGTGGGACGTCGTCTGGCGCGTTCTTCGATCCGTCCGGTCGCTACGTCTTCTACTCAACCGTCGACGCCTCGTGGCGCCCCGACACCGTCTGGCGACACGAGGTGGGCACCGACCCGGCGGCCGACGTGCGGGTCTTCCACGAGCCCGACGACTCCTACTGGGTGGGGGCGGGGCGCACCCGTAGCGGGCGGTATCTCGTGATCGGCGCATCCTCGTCGGTGACGAGCGAGACCCGCGTGCTCGACGCGAGCGACCCGACCGGCGAGTTCGCGCTCATTTGGGCGCGCGAGCAGGGCGTCGAGTACGACGCCGAGCACGCTGTGCTCGCCGGCCGCGACTGGTGGCTCATCACCCACAACAAGAACGCGCCCGACTTCACGGTCGTCGCCGTGCCGGTCGAGAACCCGCACGCCGAGCCCGTCACGGTGATCGAGCACGAGGCCGGGCGGCGCGTCGAAGGCGTCGACGCGTTCGCGCGGTTCTTGGTGTTCGACTACCGCACGGGAGGCCTACCGAAGACCGCGGTGGCGCGGCTCGATGGCGGGCAGGCGCTGGCCGAGCTCACGTGGGACGAGCTCGTGCCGCCCACCGCATCCGGTCGAGGCGGGCTGCTGTCGATCGGCGCACGCGGCAACCCCGAGTGGCAGCAGCCGACGCTGCGCATTGGCTACACGAGCTTCATCGAGCCGGCGACCGTCGCCTCCTACGACGTGGCGGCGGGCTTCTACACGGTGCTGAAGCGCCAGCCCGTGCTCGGCGGCTACGCCTCGGGGGACTACGCCGAGAAGCGCGACTGGGCGATCGCCGACGACGGCACGCGTATCCCGATCTCGCTCGTCTGGAAGCGCGGGCTCGTGCCGGCGCTCGACGGCGGCGAAGCATCGAACGGCCCCCTTGCGGGTGGCGCACGCCCCGAGCCCAGCCCGCTCGAGCTGTACGGCTACGGCTCGTACGAGGCGAGCATGGACCCGGGCTTCTCGATCCCCCGCCTGTCGCTGCTCGACCGCGGCGTCGTCTTCGCGATCGCGCACGTGCGCGGCGGCGGCGAACTCGGCCGCGACTGGTACGAGAAGGGCAAGTTCGGCCACAAGAAGAACACGTTCACCGACTTCATTGCCTGCGCGCGCCACCTGATCGACACCGGCGTCACCGCCCCCGAGCGGCTCGTCGCCGAGGGCGGCAGCGCCGGCGGTCTGCTCATGGGCGCCGTCGCGAACATGGCGCCCGAACTGTTCGCCGGCATTCTCGCGGACGTGCCGTTCGTCGATCCGCTGACGAGCATCCTCGATCCGTCGCTGCCGTTGACGGTGATCGAGTGGGACGAGTGGGGTAACCCGCTCCACGACGCCGAGGCGTACCAGTACATCAAGAGCTACGCGCCGTACGAGAACGTGCGCGAGCAGGCGTACCCGCGCATCCTCGCCGTCACGTCGCTCAACGACACGCGCGTGCTGTACGTCGAGCCGGCCAAGTGGGTGGCGCGCCTGCGCGAGGTCGGCGCCGACGCGATGCTGCGCTGCGAGATGGAGGCCGGGCACGGCGGCGTATCGGGCCGCTACTCCGCGTGGAACCAGCGCGCCATCGAGCTGGCGTGGCTGCTCGACGTGCTGGGACTGGCGGACGCTCCGGCTGACGCTGACGCTACGGTCGCCGGCTCGTCGGGTGCGGGTGACGCTGCGGCTGACACACCGGGTGCGGCTGACGCGACGCCCTGA